One Tolypothrix bouteillei VB521301 DNA window includes the following coding sequences:
- a CDS encoding HlyD family efflux transporter periplasmic adaptor subunit, translated as MANPSFNSLSVLSKPPQEQLDTLDSTTVHHQTLTASHPKDWHYGTEELLDALPRVWTRSLLYLIIGFTGIILPWSMLSKVDETGTARGRIEPKGATQRLDAAVGGNVIAVKVKEGEQVRAGQILVEQESDILRTNVQASQTKLQGDKNQLAQLRLLKNQLMLAVNVTEQQNQAQQLEKRAQVQQAQQNLDTLKTGYNLQKEEKLAKVNQMRQALDSSLAAYKLAEVRLKSAREKVPRYRKVWNEGAISHDRFLEVQQLAQENYQQLVQAQSNISQAQSNVKEQQTNYQRTIHQAESDIQQAQLRLNEQENNYQSVVQAGKLTLLKSQQQLKDLLSQITVLQSEIGQIKSQIQSFNLQLAQRVMRSPIDGTIFQLPIQQPGAVVQPGQMIAQVAPKGSTLILKAQLTSQQSGFLRAGMPVKIKFDAYPFQDYGVVQGRVSWISPDSKVSETNSGKLETYELDIALPQPYIQTANKRIELTPGQTATAEVIIRQRRVIDFLLDPFKKLQKGGLDL; from the coding sequence ATGGCAAATCCATCTTTTAATTCATTGTCTGTTCTTAGCAAACCACCTCAGGAACAACTTGATACCCTCGACTCTACCACTGTTCATCATCAGACGCTAACAGCAAGCCATCCTAAAGATTGGCATTACGGCACCGAAGAACTGCTAGATGCATTACCACGAGTTTGGACACGTTCTTTGCTGTATTTAATAATAGGTTTTACAGGAATTATCTTACCTTGGTCAATGCTTTCTAAAGTTGATGAGACAGGAACTGCCAGAGGGCGGATAGAACCTAAAGGAGCAACACAAAGATTGGATGCTGCTGTGGGGGGAAATGTTATTGCTGTGAAGGTAAAAGAAGGAGAGCAAGTTCGAGCAGGACAGATACTGGTGGAACAAGAGTCTGATATACTGCGAACAAATGTGCAGGCTAGCCAGACAAAACTCCAAGGAGATAAAAATCAACTGGCGCAGTTGCGGCTACTTAAAAATCAACTGATGCTGGCGGTTAACGTCACTGAGCAACAAAACCAAGCTCAACAATTGGAAAAAAGAGCGCAAGTACAGCAGGCACAACAGAATCTTGATACCCTTAAGACGGGCTATAACTTACAAAAAGAGGAAAAACTGGCTAAAGTCAACCAGATGCGGCAAGCACTTGATTCTAGCCTTGCCGCCTATAAGTTAGCAGAAGTTCGTTTGAAAAGCGCTCGGGAAAAAGTACCGCGCTACAGAAAAGTTTGGAACGAGGGTGCGATTTCACACGATCGCTTTCTAGAAGTGCAACAGTTAGCACAAGAAAACTACCAACAACTTGTGCAAGCTCAGTCCAATATTTCTCAAGCCCAGTCCAATGTAAAAGAGCAACAGACTAATTATCAGAGAACTATTCATCAAGCTGAATCTGATATCCAGCAAGCCCAGCTACGTTTAAATGAGCAGGAAAATAATTATCAAAGTGTGGTTCAGGCAGGGAAACTGACTTTGTTAAAAAGTCAGCAACAACTGAAAGATTTGCTATCTCAAATAACCGTTTTGCAATCGGAAATAGGTCAAATTAAAAGCCAAATTCAATCTTTCAATCTCCAGTTAGCTCAACGAGTGATGCGTTCTCCCATTGATGGCACAATTTTTCAGTTGCCGATTCAACAACCCGGAGCCGTGGTACAACCCGGTCAAATGATTGCACAAGTTGCGCCCAAGGGTTCTACTTTAATACTTAAAGCCCAATTGACTAGCCAACAAAGTGGTTTTTTGCGAGCAGGGATGCCTGTCAAAATTAAATTTGACGCTTATCCCTTCCAAGATTATGGAGTGGTGCAAGGGCGCGTGAGTTGGATTTCACCAGACTCCAAAGTCAGTGAAACTAACTCCGGCAAGTTAGAAACTTATGAGTTAGACATAGCCCTGCCGCAGCCTTATATTCAGACGGCAAACAAACGCATAGAGTTAACACCTGGTCAAACAGCAACAGCAGAGGTGATTATCCGTCAGCGCCGTGTGATTGACTTCTTGTTAGATCCGTTTAAGAAATTGCAAAAAGGCGGTTTAGATCTTTAG
- a CDS encoding T3SS effector HopA1 family protein: MQLLDSPTLLISETSLKQVLSTLQDIAKKVEIQSNFCICHPDYKPLKLPDEVVSRFQQLPLNLQHKFLNSQLCNFLYGIYYNGAAQTLLALDAELMDSTKLQNLENNTFLGVDLGFYEQLHRANNGKGYFDPGWQVLRLESDRTLAVKKGELTLHIERERHLQGVEQYALVGDSVAIKMPPNLVQNGFYMAVGDAGPQSHARTLINSQLVRVYFNLSPEGAVAVMGSLTRQLNTMFIPFSFKALYNPSDYERYDTAVLYFERSDYRIIRLVLQSIYTKYQSYFSQEVPLFTKLLAPGLALAEEPDNKFSEKESFGLNRCQIVANSLLEAWQQGNESKVNRMVLMIKHFGKQGIELQRPYLNAESEDIYEILDLSDSQ, encoded by the coding sequence ATGCAATTACTAGATTCGCCGACATTACTAATATCAGAGACTTCGCTTAAGCAAGTACTATCTACTCTACAAGACATAGCCAAAAAAGTTGAGATTCAATCCAACTTTTGTATTTGCCATCCAGATTACAAACCCTTAAAACTTCCAGATGAAGTCGTATCCCGCTTTCAGCAATTACCATTGAACCTTCAGCACAAGTTTCTCAATTCGCAATTGTGTAATTTTCTCTACGGCATCTATTATAACGGCGCAGCTCAAACTCTCCTTGCTCTAGATGCAGAGTTAATGGATTCGACAAAGCTCCAGAATCTAGAGAACAATACCTTTTTAGGAGTAGATTTGGGGTTTTACGAGCAATTGCACAGAGCCAACAACGGTAAAGGCTATTTTGACCCCGGTTGGCAAGTGCTGAGGCTTGAGAGCGATCGCACTCTAGCGGTGAAAAAGGGCGAATTGACTTTGCATATAGAACGCGAGCGCCATCTCCAAGGCGTAGAGCAATATGCGCTCGTTGGCGACTCGGTTGCTATCAAGATGCCTCCTAATTTGGTGCAAAATGGTTTTTACATGGCAGTTGGTGATGCGGGACCACAAAGTCATGCTCGTACACTCATCAATTCGCAGCTTGTGCGCGTCTACTTTAATTTAAGTCCTGAAGGTGCAGTTGCGGTTATGGGTAGCTTAACACGGCAACTCAACACTATGTTCATTCCCTTCAGTTTTAAAGCGCTATACAATCCTTCCGACTACGAGCGCTACGATACAGCCGTGCTTTACTTTGAAAGAAGTGACTATCGAATCATTCGGCTAGTGCTGCAATCTATTTATACAAAGTATCAGTCGTATTTTAGTCAGGAAGTGCCACTCTTCACAAAATTGCTAGCACCAGGACTTGCTCTGGCAGAAGAACCAGACAATAAATTTAGTGAGAAAGAAAGTTTTGGTTTAAATCGCTGCCAAATTGTTGCCAATAGTTTGCTGGAAGCTTGGCAACAAGGAAATGAGTCAAAAGTCAATCGGATGGTACTGATGATTAAGCACTTCGGCAAACAGGGAATTGAATTGCAGCGTCCTTACCTCAATGCCGAATCTGAAGATATTTACGAGATTTTAGATTTATCCGATTCACAGTGA
- a CDS encoding peptidase domain-containing ABC transporter: protein MPREFSYQQLVAQLTQSLGETLPDTELADCTRAVEIQKPQIAKLFWRALDANPGIYIVLTGKVRLLDTSNNLIATFSTGGSFGEMTLFPEEEFQPYNARASTDLKLCYLSNEKLQNLMGKYPDIRARLFARAEVWDLLLLYNHNSQPSRMASMEGMLKVLSLFQRHNLEIGFLPAKLTQDSKLWLLRRGELLHSNGSTLTPGTIYAPAHCNAREGGWQAIQPTIVYSLKNSDWQIALDYLPQLPDLITKDSGNDSDLGDEEDTEGEDAGRGRRFDLGSYSFTFPTLERPRVYISSSQHPHSSSRQSRRVYFPSPTVTIGQVWGRLTKRYPLFQQQSASDCGAACLVMIARYWGKRFSINRVRDLANTSRSGASLRSLAAAAESIGFSTRPVKASLDKLAQQPLPAIAHWEGKHYIVVYEITKRRVIVGDPAIGQRTFTIAEFKANWTGYALLLQPTALLKETEEANTGFWQFFELVKPHWVVLLEVFIASVLIQVFGLITPLFTQLLLDKVIVQGSTLTLNAVGLGLLIFGLFGVAMNGLRQYLLDHTANKVSLSMIVGFIKHTFRLPLSFFESRYVGDIVSRLQENHKIQRFLTGEALSIFLDLLTVFIYVGMMFWYSWKLALLVLVIVPPMVLLTLIATPFLQRISREIFNTMNAESRYLIEALTGIRTIRSMAVEQTVRWQWEERLHQSIKKGFSGQVVGNQLQVISATIRTVANTVLLWFGAWQVIQNQLTIGQLIAFNMLLGNVINPFQRLSVLWNQLQEVFISAERINDVLEAEPEEDLHLSPRQFLPTLRGHIRFENVTFRYHPDNDSNVLENLSFEVQSEQTVAVVGRSGSGKTTLFKLILGLYQPTEGKVLIDGYDVTSIALRSLRSQIGVVDQDTFLFGSTIRENISIAHPEATLEEIMEVARLAGAEEFIQQLPMGYETQIGEGGGLLSGGQRQRLAIARALLGNPRLLLLDEATSHLDSESERIIQSNLNTIIKGRTTLIIAHRLSTIRNADLILVLDRGVLVESGTHDELIKRKGHFYYLNQQQLPQVA from the coding sequence ATGCCAAGAGAATTTTCGTATCAACAGCTAGTTGCACAACTCACCCAAAGTTTGGGTGAAACCCTTCCAGACACGGAGCTAGCAGACTGCACTAGAGCAGTAGAAATCCAGAAACCACAAATAGCAAAGCTGTTCTGGCGAGCATTAGACGCAAACCCCGGAATTTATATAGTTTTAACGGGTAAAGTCAGACTGCTGGATACCTCCAATAACTTAATTGCTACTTTTTCAACTGGAGGTTCATTTGGTGAAATGACTCTGTTTCCCGAAGAAGAATTTCAGCCTTACAATGCCAGAGCTTCTACAGATTTAAAGCTTTGCTATCTCAGCAACGAAAAGTTGCAAAACTTAATGGGCAAATATCCCGATATTCGCGCTCGCCTGTTCGCCCGTGCAGAAGTATGGGATTTGCTGCTGTTATACAACCACAACTCGCAACCTTCCCGCATGGCTTCTATGGAGGGGATGCTGAAAGTATTATCCCTGTTTCAACGGCACAATCTAGAGATTGGCTTTTTACCAGCAAAACTTACACAAGACAGCAAACTGTGGCTGCTGCGTCGCGGAGAACTGCTGCATTCTAATGGTAGCACCCTCACTCCTGGCACAATTTATGCTCCGGCACATTGCAATGCAAGAGAGGGTGGTTGGCAAGCTATTCAACCAACAATAGTTTACAGTCTCAAAAATTCTGATTGGCAAATAGCACTAGATTATTTACCACAATTACCAGACTTAATTACAAAAGACTCTGGTAATGATTCTGACTTAGGAGATGAAGAAGACACAGAAGGGGAAGACGCGGGGAGGGGAAGACGTTTTGATCTGGGGAGTTATTCATTTACATTCCCTACATTAGAGCGTCCACGCGTCTATATATCCTCTTCCCAGCATCCACATTCTTCCTCCCGTCAGTCTCGACGCGTTTATTTTCCTAGCCCAACTGTCACCATTGGTCAGGTGTGGGGTCGTTTAACCAAGCGGTATCCATTATTTCAACAACAAAGCGCTTCTGACTGTGGTGCGGCTTGCTTAGTTATGATTGCTCGCTATTGGGGCAAGCGCTTTAGTATAAATCGAGTGCGGGATTTAGCGAACACAAGCCGCAGTGGAGCGTCACTGCGGAGTTTAGCAGCAGCAGCAGAAAGCATTGGCTTTTCTACCCGACCTGTGAAAGCTAGTTTGGATAAATTGGCACAACAACCCTTGCCTGCGATCGCTCACTGGGAAGGCAAACACTACATCGTCGTTTATGAAATCACAAAACGGCGGGTGATTGTTGGTGACCCGGCGATCGGCCAACGCACTTTCACAATAGCTGAATTCAAAGCCAATTGGACTGGTTATGCATTGTTATTGCAACCCACAGCTCTGTTAAAAGAAACCGAGGAAGCAAATACAGGATTTTGGCAGTTTTTTGAGTTAGTCAAACCGCACTGGGTAGTCCTGCTAGAAGTGTTCATTGCTTCTGTGCTTATTCAGGTGTTTGGACTGATAACGCCCTTATTCACCCAGTTGCTATTAGATAAAGTCATTGTCCAGGGCAGTACCTTAACTTTAAACGCTGTAGGGTTAGGCTTGCTCATTTTTGGGCTGTTTGGAGTGGCTATGAACGGACTGCGGCAATATTTGCTGGATCACACAGCAAACAAAGTCAGTCTGTCGATGATTGTAGGTTTTATTAAACATACCTTCCGACTGCCGCTATCGTTTTTCGAGTCTCGTTATGTCGGCGACATCGTTTCTCGCCTGCAAGAAAATCACAAAATTCAGCGCTTTTTAACGGGTGAGGCACTATCAATCTTTCTGGATTTGCTAACAGTGTTTATCTATGTGGGAATGATGTTCTGGTACAGCTGGAAATTAGCATTGCTAGTACTGGTCATTGTGCCGCCAATGGTGTTATTAACCCTAATTGCAACGCCTTTTTTGCAACGTATTTCCAGAGAAATATTTAATACCATGAACGCTGAGAGCCGTTATCTCATTGAAGCTCTTACAGGCATTCGCACAATTAGGTCAATGGCAGTTGAGCAAACGGTACGCTGGCAATGGGAAGAACGCTTGCATCAATCGATTAAAAAAGGCTTTTCCGGACAGGTCGTTGGTAATCAATTGCAAGTCATAAGTGCCACAATTAGAACGGTAGCAAACACCGTATTACTGTGGTTTGGGGCATGGCAGGTGATTCAGAACCAACTCACAATTGGGCAATTAATTGCTTTCAATATGTTGTTAGGCAATGTCATTAACCCATTCCAACGGCTATCCGTACTATGGAATCAATTGCAGGAAGTGTTCATTTCCGCTGAACGAATTAATGATGTGTTAGAAGCCGAGCCAGAAGAAGATTTACACTTGTCGCCCCGTCAGTTTTTACCAACATTACGCGGTCATATTCGCTTTGAAAATGTCACCTTTCGCTATCATCCTGACAATGATAGTAACGTGCTAGAAAATCTCAGTTTTGAAGTGCAATCGGAGCAAACTGTGGCGGTTGTAGGGCGTAGCGGTTCTGGTAAAACGACACTCTTCAAGTTGATTTTGGGTCTTTATCAGCCGACAGAGGGCAAAGTGTTAATCGACGGTTATGATGTGACAAGTATTGCTTTGAGGTCGCTCCGTTCCCAAATTGGTGTTGTAGATCAAGATACCTTTTTGTTTGGCAGTACGATTCGGGAAAACATTAGCATTGCTCACCCAGAAGCCACCCTAGAAGAAATTATGGAAGTGGCGCGACTGGCTGGAGCGGAGGAATTTATTCAGCAACTGCCAATGGGTTACGAAACTCAAATTGGTGAAGGCGGCGGATTGCTATCTGGTGGACAACGCCAACGACTAGCAATTGCTCGCGCTTTGTTAGGAAATCCCCGCTTATTACTATTAGATGAAGCCACCAGTCACCTCGACTCAGAATCCGAGCGTATTATTCAAAGCAATCTGAACACAATTATCAAAGGGCGCACAACCCTGATAATTGCTCATCGCCTTTCTACCATACGTAATGCTGACCTAATTTTGGTTTTAGATCGCGGCGTATTAGTTGAAAGCGGTACTCACGATGAATTAATTAAAAGAAAAGGTCATTTCTACTACCTCAACCAACAACAACTGCCTCAAGTTGCTTGA
- a CDS encoding glycoside hydrolase family 2 protein has translation MNLLEVENRQAELRSLTEIETKPDNEKSAYPRPHFQRIASGETTPSHWQSLNGLWKFAFDDPGKCVQPTDLTQWTHDIEVPFAPESIKSRIGDTGFHPNCWYEKEFETLPGPGRLLLHFGAVDYRARVWVNDSYIAEHEGGHTPFTLDITHVLNDSGITKVTVWAQDDPQDLAKPRGKQDWQREPHSIWYPRTTGIWQTVWVERVGTTYIDHIRWTPDFERWEIGCFAALAGNVPASGVQIKVKLNVGDRILVNDTYEVFNGEISRRLALADPGIDDYRNELLWSPEKPTLINADIELWYEDQLLDKVKTYTAMRTVSIQRDRFMLNGRPYYLRLVLDQGYWQDSLMTPPDDDALRQDIELTKAMGFNGVRKHQKIEDPRFLYWADVLGLLVWEEMPSAYRFTNKAVERMTHEWTEVIKRDVNHPCIVAWVPFNESWGVPNLVETKAHQNYVLAMYHLTKTLDPTRPVIGNDGWESTDTDILAIHDYDTNPQHLAHRYGPEVKLSDLFERKRPGGRILTLDNYPHQGQPIMLTEFGGIAYAPDDKPEAHKIWGYERCWNISELQMKYAALLETINNIEIFSGFCYTQLTDTFQEANGLLYADRTPKIPLEAIRAATLSGEGLCTPTHC, from the coding sequence ATGAACTTATTAGAGGTAGAAAACCGTCAAGCCGAGCTAAGGTCTCTTACCGAGATTGAGACAAAACCAGACAATGAAAAATCAGCATACCCTCGCCCGCATTTCCAACGAATTGCTTCTGGAGAAACGACTCCATCTCATTGGCAAAGCCTCAACGGTCTTTGGAAATTTGCGTTTGATGACCCAGGCAAATGCGTTCAACCCACTGACTTGACCCAGTGGACTCATGATATAGAAGTTCCATTTGCTCCCGAATCTATCAAAAGTCGTATTGGTGACACGGGATTCCATCCAAACTGCTGGTATGAGAAGGAATTTGAAACGCTTCCTGGTCCGGGTAGGTTGCTGCTGCACTTTGGGGCTGTAGACTATCGCGCTCGTGTCTGGGTAAACGACAGTTATATAGCCGAGCATGAAGGCGGACATACTCCTTTCACTCTGGATATTACTCATGTTTTAAATGACAGTGGAATAACAAAAGTCACTGTCTGGGCGCAGGACGATCCTCAGGATCTTGCCAAACCTCGCGGTAAGCAGGATTGGCAGCGGGAACCGCACAGTATTTGGTATCCTCGCACAACTGGTATTTGGCAAACTGTTTGGGTTGAGCGTGTAGGTACCACTTATATAGATCATATCCGGTGGACTCCTGACTTTGAGCGGTGGGAAATTGGTTGTTTTGCTGCACTTGCGGGTAATGTACCTGCTTCAGGCGTACAAATAAAGGTGAAACTCAATGTTGGCGATCGCATTCTCGTGAATGACACCTATGAAGTGTTCAACGGGGAGATTAGCCGCCGCCTCGCTCTTGCCGATCCTGGTATTGATGACTACCGCAATGAATTGTTGTGGAGCCCAGAAAAGCCAACACTTATTAATGCTGATATTGAACTGTGGTATGAAGATCAACTTCTAGACAAAGTCAAAACTTACACTGCAATGCGAACTGTTAGCATACAGCGCGATCGCTTTATGCTTAACGGTCGTCCCTACTATTTACGGCTGGTTCTAGACCAAGGCTACTGGCAAGATAGTCTCATGACACCACCTGATGATGATGCATTGCGGCAGGATATAGAACTCACTAAAGCAATGGGTTTCAACGGAGTCCGCAAGCACCAAAAAATTGAAGACCCCCGCTTTTTATATTGGGCAGACGTGTTAGGGTTGTTAGTATGGGAGGAGATGCCCAGCGCTTACCGATTCACAAATAAAGCGGTAGAACGCATGACGCATGAGTGGACTGAAGTCATCAAGCGCGATGTCAATCATCCTTGTATTGTGGCGTGGGTACCGTTTAATGAATCTTGGGGAGTTCCGAACCTGGTTGAAACAAAGGCTCATCAGAACTACGTTTTAGCAATGTATCACTTGACCAAGACCCTCGACCCAACTCGCCCAGTTATTGGTAACGATGGCTGGGAAAGTACAGATACGGATATTCTTGCCATCCATGACTACGACACCAATCCGCAGCACTTGGCTCATCGTTATGGACCTGAAGTCAAGCTATCAGATTTATTTGAACGCAAGCGTCCTGGAGGGCGTATTCTGACGCTCGACAACTATCCCCATCAAGGACAGCCTATCATGCTAACCGAGTTTGGCGGTATAGCTTATGCTCCCGATGACAAACCTGAAGCTCACAAAATTTGGGGCTACGAACGCTGCTGGAATATCTCCGAACTACAAATGAAATATGCTGCGCTACTAGAAACTATCAATAATATTGAGATATTTAGTGGATTTTGTTATACGCAGTTAACGGATACCTTCCAAGAAGCTAATGGGTTGTTATACGCCGATCGCACGCCTAAAATTCCTCTGGAGGCGATCCGTGCTGCGACCCTCTCAGGAGAAGGATTATGTACTCCCACACACTGTTAA
- a CDS encoding phosphotransferase, whose amino-acid sequence MTFLLSSQNVFEYLVEKGLSTHQKQSLSKIELKPAKNFNLLLSLPEGRQLLIKQEPHDHQGKTAGEFLREWQVQRLLQQFPELSHIRSSVCEAIYFDAEHSIIVFNYLNDYRDLADFYIKENIFPTAIAAAVGATLASIHRLTLDAQDYREFLQSNTGAFSHQTFNLTSDLERITPEIFGTVPGDGLKFFVLYQRFDSLRQAISQLNAAIELCCLTHDDLKLNNILLANNWEEAVSQTSSPTHSMIRLIDWEKSSWGDPASDLGTLIANYLQIWLYGLTVSKTITLEESLRLSTTPLERLQPSIAALVSAYLNNFPEILRRRDFLLRVVQFSGLALIQAILATIQHEKTFGNLGICMLQVAKALLCRPEQSIETVFGMTAFDLIHRRVLRLVK is encoded by the coding sequence ATGACATTTCTATTAAGTTCTCAAAATGTTTTTGAGTACCTAGTTGAAAAGGGACTCTCTACTCACCAAAAGCAGTCTCTGAGCAAGATTGAACTAAAACCTGCCAAAAACTTTAACTTGTTACTCAGTTTGCCAGAAGGTCGTCAACTCCTGATTAAGCAAGAGCCTCACGACCATCAAGGAAAAACCGCAGGTGAGTTTTTGCGAGAATGGCAAGTTCAAAGGTTGTTACAACAATTTCCAGAACTTAGCCACATTCGTTCATCCGTTTGCGAGGCGATTTATTTTGATGCTGAGCATTCAATCATTGTGTTCAATTATCTCAATGATTATCGCGATTTAGCGGATTTCTACATCAAGGAAAATATTTTTCCAACTGCCATTGCAGCTGCGGTGGGAGCTACTTTAGCTTCAATCCATCGCCTGACTTTAGACGCTCAAGACTATCGGGAATTCTTACAATCTAACACAGGAGCATTTAGTCACCAAACTTTTAACCTGACGAGTGATTTGGAACGAATCACTCCGGAAATTTTTGGTACTGTTCCGGGCGATGGTTTGAAATTCTTTGTACTCTATCAGCGTTTCGACAGCCTGAGACAGGCGATCTCACAATTGAACGCGGCCATCGAACTGTGTTGTCTCACCCATGATGACCTGAAGTTGAATAATATCTTACTGGCCAATAATTGGGAGGAAGCGGTTTCTCAAACATCGTCGCCAACTCACAGCATGATTCGCTTAATTGACTGGGAGAAATCGAGTTGGGGAGATCCGGCTAGCGATTTAGGAACGCTAATTGCCAATTACTTGCAAATTTGGTTGTATGGCTTGACAGTTAGTAAAACGATTACTCTTGAAGAGTCTTTGCGCCTGAGCACGACTCCTTTGGAACGGCTCCAGCCTTCAATAGCAGCCCTGGTTAGTGCTTATTTAAATAACTTTCCAGAAATTTTGCGGCGTCGGGATTTTTTGCTCAGAGTTGTGCAATTTTCCGGTCTTGCCTTGATTCAAGCAATTCTGGCAACAATACAGCACGAAAAAACCTTTGGTAATCTCGGTATCTGTATGTTACAGGTTGCCAAGGCTTTGTTATGCCGTCCGGAACAATCCATTGAGACTGTGTTTGGCATGACGGCTTTTGACCTGATTCACCGCAGAGTTTTGCGCTTGGTTAAGTAA
- the galT gene encoding galactose-1-phosphate uridylyltransferase gives MYSHTLLKPDGRQLTLYSRYPIASNLQATSPSNEPVQANPHLRWHPLRGEWVAYASHRQGRTFMPPPEYNPLAPTKDPQFPTELPQGEYDVAVFDNRFPSMAVTAQDPPVSIVETMPANGACEVVVFTQDPHASLSSLKLDHLDLLLQVWGDRTRVLGGNPKIQYVLPFENKGVEVGVTLHHPHGQIYAYPFVPPVPAKMLEQQRQFYQQQGRSLLEDLIQKEIADNKRILYRDEEAIAFVPVCARYPYEVWIAPIKAVGHFYDLSAKQRQGLARALKTVTLKYDGLWNRPFPYLMAWFGAPTDGEAHPEAHLHAQFYPPYRTSERLKYLAGTELAAGMFANDALPEEKARELQAVLVNFETPVPL, from the coding sequence ATGTACTCCCACACACTGTTAAAGCCGGATGGTCGCCAACTGACCTTATACAGTCGATATCCCATTGCAAGCAATCTACAAGCCACAAGTCCTAGCAACGAGCCAGTGCAAGCCAATCCGCATTTGCGCTGGCACCCTTTGCGGGGGGAGTGGGTGGCTTATGCGAGTCACCGTCAAGGGCGAACTTTTATGCCACCACCAGAGTATAACCCCCTTGCACCTACTAAAGACCCGCAGTTTCCAACAGAACTCCCCCAAGGAGAGTATGATGTAGCCGTGTTTGATAACCGCTTTCCATCAATGGCGGTGACTGCACAAGACCCACCTGTCAGTATCGTAGAAACAATGCCCGCCAATGGTGCGTGTGAGGTTGTGGTTTTTACTCAAGACCCCCACGCCTCCCTCAGTTCTTTGAAACTGGACCACCTAGATTTGCTGTTACAAGTATGGGGCGATCGCACCCGCGTACTTGGAGGCAATCCAAAAATTCAGTACGTGCTTCCCTTTGAAAACAAGGGTGTGGAGGTTGGTGTCACCTTGCACCATCCCCACGGGCAAATCTATGCCTATCCTTTTGTACCGCCTGTCCCTGCAAAAATGTTGGAACAACAAAGGCAGTTTTACCAGCAACAGGGGCGTTCTTTGTTGGAAGATTTGATCCAAAAGGAAATCGCCGACAACAAACGAATTCTTTATCGGGATGAGGAAGCGATCGCATTTGTTCCAGTGTGTGCTCGTTACCCCTATGAAGTTTGGATTGCTCCTATTAAGGCAGTAGGTCACTTTTACGACCTAAGTGCAAAACAACGTCAGGGACTTGCTAGAGCATTAAAAACCGTCACTCTTAAATACGATGGTTTGTGGAACCGCCCGTTTCCTTACTTAATGGCTTGGTTTGGTGCTCCAACCGACGGTGAGGCTCATCCCGAAGCCCATTTACACGCACAGTTTTACCCACCTTACAGGACAAGTGAAAGGCTAAAATATCTAGCCGGAACAGAACTTGCTGCAGGGATGTTTGCCAACGATGCTTTGCCAGAGGAAAAGGCTCGCGAGCTACAGGCTGTATTGGTAAATTTCGAAACACCAGTACCGTTGTGA
- a CDS encoding peptidylprolyl isomerase, with product MAKTFNFSAEDILHQIKLSCQIPDIIEAMANRKIIADAAAQANIKVEPEELQRSADSLRLANKLVKAEDTWTWLQKHFLSLDDFEELAHINLLSAKLASYLFAEQVEPFFYEHQLDYAGAVTYEVVLDDEDLSWELFYALQETEISFQDIARQYIQEPELRRAGGYCGIRHRSDIRPEIAACIFAAHPPQILKPIVTQKGVHLLRVEEIIPPQLNEALRLKIVGDLFSTWLKQQLEEVKVVVRLELDANFKSSQELPKLA from the coding sequence ATGGCAAAAACTTTTAATTTTTCCGCTGAAGACATTCTGCATCAAATCAAGCTTTCCTGCCAAATTCCTGACATAATTGAAGCAATGGCTAACCGTAAAATTATTGCTGATGCTGCTGCTCAAGCAAACATTAAAGTCGAGCCAGAAGAACTTCAGCGCTCAGCAGATAGCTTACGATTAGCCAACAAACTTGTAAAAGCTGAAGACACTTGGACATGGCTGCAAAAACATTTTCTTTCCCTCGATGATTTTGAGGAATTAGCCCATATTAACCTACTTTCTGCGAAGTTAGCGAGTTATTTATTTGCAGAGCAAGTCGAACCGTTCTTTTACGAACACCAACTTGATTATGCCGGGGCTGTGACCTATGAAGTCGTGTTAGATGATGAAGACTTGTCTTGGGAACTGTTTTATGCGCTGCAAGAAACCGAAATTAGTTTCCAAGATATTGCCCGTCAATACATACAAGAGCCAGAACTGCGCCGCGCTGGGGGTTATTGCGGGATACGACACCGTAGTGATATTAGACCGGAGATTGCAGCTTGTATCTTTGCCGCCCATCCGCCACAGATTCTCAAGCCAATTGTTACCCAAAAAGGAGTCCATCTCCTGAGGGTTGAAGAAATCATTCCACCGCAATTAAACGAGGCGCTGCGCTTGAAGATTGTGGGAGATTTGTTTTCTACTTGGTTAAAGCAACAACTTGAGGAAGTTAAAGTTGTGGTGCGGCTTGAACTAGATGCTAATTTTAAATCATCCCAGGAATTGCCAAAACTAGCTTAA